In one Misgurnus anguillicaudatus chromosome 1, ASM2758022v2, whole genome shotgun sequence genomic region, the following are encoded:
- the LOC129432705 gene encoding glioma pathogenesis-related protein 1-like isoform X2, with amino-acid sequence MKLDLWYLTILDVAMIGSIILELSAESISLVTEIAEVSRKSDVDNDNQMSIRDVCFPLCAFQSNSKMSDFLHILLHVIGLLHFAHCAKTTERFYDITDPAFIDECVKEHNRHRANVNPPASNMRYMTWDEGLARSAQAWARNCVLQVNPASLNQPGRMHPIFTDVGENLLARAPYINNFKVQSAIKSWMKQDQHYNYDSNECSKVCRHYLQVVWADTYKVGCAAHRNL; translated from the exons ATGAAGTTGGATCTGTGGTATCTAACAATTTTGGACGTAGCCATGATTGGATCTATCATTTTGGAGTTGTCAGCAGAATCTATCAGTTTGGTTACTGAAATTGCAGAAGTGAGCAGGAAATCAGATGTCGATAATGATAACCAGATGTCTATAAGAGATGTTTGTTTTCCTCTCTGTGCTTTTCAGTCCAACTCAAAAATGAGCGACTTTCTGCATATTCTGCTTCATGTAATCGGTCTGCTTCATTTTGCCCATTGTGCAAAGACCACTGAACgtttttatgacatcacagaCCCAGCGTTTATTGATGAGTGCGTCAAAGAACACAACAGACACCGAGCCAATGTGAATCCTCCTGCCAGCAACATGAGATACATG ACATGGGATGAGGGTTTGGCAAGAAGTGCACAAGCATGGGCGAGGAACTGCGTCCTTCAGGTTAACCCTGCGTCCCTTAACCAGCCGGGCAGAATGCATCCCATCTTTACAGATGTTGGTGAAAACCTCCTTGCCCGTGCCccatatataaataatttcaaAGTGCAGTCTGCTATAAAGTCATGGATGAAGCAAGACCAACATTATAACTACGATAGCAATGAGTGCTCCAAAGTATGCAGACATTATTTACAG gtTGTCTGGGCGGACACTTACAAAGTTGGTTGTGCTGCACAC AGGAATTTATGA
- the LOC129432705 gene encoding GLIPR1-like protein 1 isoform X1: MKLDLWYLTILDVAMIGSIILELSAESISLVTEIAEVSRKSDVDNDNQMSIRDVCFPLCAFQSNSKMSDFLHILLHVIGLLHFAHCAKTTERFYDITDPAFIDECVKEHNRHRANVNPPASNMRYMTWDEGLARSAQAWARNCVLQVNPASLNQPGRMHPIFTDVGENLLARAPYINNFKVQSAIKSWMKQDQHYNYDSNECSKVCRHYLQVVWADTYKVGCAAHVCQNGVASSKQVSKVPEIIFVCYYAPA; encoded by the exons ATGAAGTTGGATCTGTGGTATCTAACAATTTTGGACGTAGCCATGATTGGATCTATCATTTTGGAGTTGTCAGCAGAATCTATCAGTTTGGTTACTGAAATTGCAGAAGTGAGCAGGAAATCAGATGTCGATAATGATAACCAGATGTCTATAAGAGATGTTTGTTTTCCTCTCTGTGCTTTTCAGTCCAACTCAAAAATGAGCGACTTTCTGCATATTCTGCTTCATGTAATCGGTCTGCTTCATTTTGCCCATTGTGCAAAGACCACTGAACgtttttatgacatcacagaCCCAGCGTTTATTGATGAGTGCGTCAAAGAACACAACAGACACCGAGCCAATGTGAATCCTCCTGCCAGCAACATGAGATACATG ACATGGGATGAGGGTTTGGCAAGAAGTGCACAAGCATGGGCGAGGAACTGCGTCCTTCAGGTTAACCCTGCGTCCCTTAACCAGCCGGGCAGAATGCATCCCATCTTTACAGATGTTGGTGAAAACCTCCTTGCCCGTGCCccatatataaataatttcaaAGTGCAGTCTGCTATAAAGTCATGGATGAAGCAAGACCAACATTATAACTACGATAGCAATGAGTGCTCCAAAGTATGCAGACATTATTTACAG gtTGTCTGGGCGGACACTTACAAAGTTGGTTGTGCTGCACACGTATGTCAAAATGGTGTTGCAAGTTCTAAACAGGTTTCAAAAGTTCCTGAAATCATATTTGTGTGCTACTACGCACCAGCGTAA